The following are encoded together in the Lathyrus oleraceus cultivar Zhongwan6 chromosome 3, CAAS_Psat_ZW6_1.0, whole genome shotgun sequence genome:
- the LOC127127826 gene encoding uncharacterized protein LOC127127826 yields MCGRTRCSLRADDFPRACHRTTAPTRLLHIDRYVPSHNVSPGFNMPVVRRDEAAGSEGHVVHCMKWGLIPSFTKKTDKPDHYKMFNARSESIDEKASFRRLLPKNRCLVAVEGFYEWKKDGSKKQPYYIHFKDGRPLVFAALYDSWQNSEGEILYTFTIVTTSSSSAFQWLHDRMPVIFGDKNSTDTWLSNASGFKSVMKPYEESDLAWYPVTPAMGKPSFNGPECIKEIQVKTEGNTPISKFFSRKVAEDEDTKPEHKIPSHEPVKTEQTKDLIEEAKTEEGEIDLKFSGSPPSQNVTKFPIKREYDSISSDLKPSLANNDKSGANPAKKQEKSKTADDKQPTLFSYFGKK; encoded by the exons ATGTGCGGAAGAACTCGTTGCAGTCTAAGAGCCGATGACTTTCCGAGGGCCTGCCACCGTACCACCGCTCCTACTCGCCTTCTCCACATTGACCG GTATGTGCCGTCGCATAATGTGTCGCCGGGGTTCAACATGCCTGTTGTTCGGAGAGATGAAGCAGCCGGGAGTGAAGGTCATGTTGTTCATTGTATGAAATGGGGTTTAATCCCCAGTTTCACTAAGAAAACAGACAAACCTGATCACTACAAGATG TTTAATGCTCGATCTGAATCGATTGACGAGAAAGCTTCATTCCGTCGTTTGCTTCCTAAAAACAGATGCCTTGTTGCAGTAGAAGG TTTTTATGAGTGGAAAAAAGATGGTTCAAAGAAACAGCCTTACTATATTCACTTCAAAGATGGACGACCTCTTGTGTTTGCTGCTCTTTACGACTCATGGCAAAATTCTGAAG GTGAAATACTATACACATTTACTATTGTTACGACCTCTTCCTCTTCCGCTTTTCAGTGGCTTCATG ACAGGATGCCTGTTATTTTCGGAGACAAGAATTCAACTGATACCTGGCTAAGCAACGCTTCCGGTTTTAAGAGTGTGATGAAGCCATATGAAGAATCTGATCTG GCGTGGTACCCTGTGACACCTGCCATGGGCAAGCCATCATTTAATGGACCTGAGTGTATAAAGGAG ATTCAAGTAAAGACAGAAGGAAACACTCCAATATCTAAGTTCTTTTCAAGAAAGGTGGCTGAAGATGAAGACACAAAGCCAGAGCATAAAATACCAAGTCATGAACCTGTGAAGACCGAACAAACAAAAGACCTCATCGAAGAAGCTAAAACAGAGGAGGGTGAAATTGACTTAAAATTTAGTGGTTCTCCCCCTTCTCAAAATGTAACCAAGTTCCCAATCAAGCGTGAATATGATTCTATTTCATCAGATTTGAAACCGTCTTTAGCAAATAATGATAAGTCGGGTGCAAACCCGGCAAAGAAACAGGAAAAGTCAAAGACAGCTGATGATAAACAACCAACGTTATTTTCCTACTTTGGAAAAAAGTAA